The Amycolatopsis coloradensis sequence CTGGCTGCTGGCGGTGTACGTCGCGTCGGCGGCTTCGGCGGCGGCAGGAGTCGCGAGGTTCGTTGGAGCTTCGCTCGCGGCTACGGCGGGTGGGGCCAGCAGAAGGGACAGGGCGGCGTACGTCAGAAGGCGCCTCGTTCTCATGACATTCCTCTGTTCCAGGAGGGGACTGAGCGGAATCTTCCTGACTCTTGTCATGTTCTTGCGCTTAAATGTTCAAGAATTACAGCCCATGGGGCGCCGCAAGTCAACGGCCGGGACTAAATCGCGTGACCGGCCGGAAACACGCTGCTAACGTCCGGCCCGACCAGGTGCTTTCCCGGAAAGAAGGAGAACGGCGTGCGCCGAGCTGTCGAGTCCCCGAGCCGTATGGACCTTTCGACAGCCCTGGAGCCGTTCATCCATGGAGTACCTGAACCTCGGAATCCTCGCCCACGTCGACGCCGGTAAGACGAGCCTGACGGAGCGCCTGCTCCATCACACCGGTGCCATCGGCACCCTCGGCCGCGTCGACGCCGGGGACACCCGCACCGACACGATGGACCTGGAACGCCGTCGCGGCATCACCATCCGCTCGGCCGTCGTGGCCTTCCGCGTCGGCGACCTGCGCGTCAACCTGATCGACACCCCCGGCCACCCGGACTTCATCGCCGAGGTCGAACGCGCGCTGCGGGTGCTCGACGGTGTCGTCCTCGTCGTGTCCGCCGTCGAGGGCGTGCAGGCACAGACCCAGGTGCTCATGCGCGCGCTCAAGCGGCTGCGGATCCCCGTGCTGATCTTCGCCAACAAGATCGACCGGGCGGGCGCCCGCCACGACGGCCTCCTCGCCGACCTCGCCGAGCGCCTCGGCGTCGCCTGCGTGCCGATGTCCGAAGTCGACAGCATCGGTATGACGACCGCGAAGGTCCGGCCGCTCTCGCCGTCGTCCGGGCAGGCCGAGCAGCTCGCCGAGCACAGCGACGCCTTTCTCACCGCGTATCTCGAAGACACTTTGACGGCCGGGGACTACCAGGACGAGATCGTCCGCCAGACCCGGCTCGGCGTCGTCTCCCCTGTCTACTTCGGCTCCGCACGCAGCGGCGAAGGGATCGCCGAGCTGACTTCGGGTATCCGCGAGTTCCTTGCAGGAGCTGGGAAACCCGTGACCGACGACCGGTTGCGCGCCGCGGTGTTCAAGATCGAACGCGGCCGCGCACACGAAAAGATCGCTTATGTCCGCGTGTTCTCCGGCGAGCTCGGCGCACGGGACCACGTCCGGTTCCACCGGCCGGGCGGGACGTTCACGGCGGAGGCGAAGGTGAGCGCGGTGCGCGTCTTCGAACTCGGCGACGAGACCGTCGAGGGCCGCGCGCGGGCCGGGCAGATCGCCAAGGTCACCGGGCTCAAGGAGATCCGGATCGGCGACCTCGTCGGTGTCCCCGA is a genomic window containing:
- a CDS encoding translation factor GTPase family protein; amino-acid sequence: MEYLNLGILAHVDAGKTSLTERLLHHTGAIGTLGRVDAGDTRTDTMDLERRRGITIRSAVVAFRVGDLRVNLIDTPGHPDFIAEVERALRVLDGVVLVVSAVEGVQAQTQVLMRALKRLRIPVLIFANKIDRAGARHDGLLADLAERLGVACVPMSEVDSIGMTTAKVRPLSPSSGQAEQLAEHSDAFLTAYLEDTLTAGDYQDEIVRQTRLGVVSPVYFGSARSGEGIAELTSGIREFLAGAGKPVTDDRLRAAVFKIERGRAHEKIAYVRVFSGELGARDHVRFHRPGGTFTAEAKVSAVRVFELGDETVEGRARAGQIAKVTGLKEIRIGDLVGVPEEERASTQFPPPALETVVLPAEPAETAAVFTALQELAEQDPLITVRQDDETRRISVRLYGEVQKEIIAETIATQHGLDVGFSLTRPVCVERPTGTGHSVWFITEKRNPYFATVGLRVGPGAPGSGLTFGLEVELGSLPLAFHKAIEETVDATLRRGPSGREVIDCVVTVTHTGYFSPVSAAGDFRKVTPFVLEEALRDAGTEVLEPVSRVEVELPADSVTTTLSRLVEGDGTVTGSVVRGDRAELTGLLPLGEVARFEQHLPGLTHGEGLMTTEPAGYRPRVSPNRPMPG